The stretch of DNA atcaagattaattttttttaattactaaagtGAAAAGATCAATATGTATTACGCGGTATATATTCGAGTCAGTTCACGAGCTAGTGAGCTGAGTTTATTCAAGCTCAAGTtcgactcatttaatttatgagtttAAATTTAAGCTCAAGTTCGGCTCACTAGCTCACGATTTCAACTTTTTGCCCTGGTGCATTTCTTTCACATTTCAAAAAAGTCTGGAATCTTGGGTTACTAATTGGTGAAATACTAAGCAACCTGAAATTTTCTTGAATATCATTCAAGAAAagattattctaaaaaaaattcatagaaTTCAAGGAATTATTCCTCTTGGATGAAATGCTAAAGGAATACCCGGAACTACATTCACAAAATTTTCGTACCAAAATATACAAAGAAACCATCCAATTGATCACGACGCACAACGAGGATCGTATCCATGCAATTTTGCATTTCTCGACAAACATACTTAGTTTTGTTATTCTAAGTGGTTATTCCAATCTGGGTAATCAAGAACTTCTTATTCTTAACTCATAGGTTCGAGAATTCCTATATAACTTAAGTGACACAATAAAAGCtttttccattcttttattaACAGATTTATGTATAGGATTCCATTCGACCCATGGGTGGGAACTAATGATTAGTTCTCTCtataaagattttgaatttgctctGAATGATCAAATTATATCTGGTCTTGTTTCCACATTTCCAGTCATTTTAgatactattataaaatattgGATTTTCCGTTATTTAAATTGCGTATCTCCATCACTTGTCGTGATTTATCATTCAATGAATAACTGAAAAAAATCCGCGGGTTAGGTCAAATTGAaaagtttgttatttttattttttacaaaagcAAGCTAAACAACATTccaatctttttctttatcgCCACCACCCAAGAGATTCTTCCCATATTCCAGGAATAGTTCTTCAGTAAATAGCCGAATCATGGATAGGGAACTAACTATGCCAGTGACCTACCAAAATTTATTGTAGAAATTGAATTTTCAGGATCAATGATTGGACCATGCAAACTAGAAATGCCATTTCTTGGATAAAGGAAGAGATTACTCGATCCATTTCCGTATCgctcataatatatatattaattcgaGCACCTATTTCAGATGCATATCCTATTTTTGCACAACAGGGATATGAAAATCCGCGAGAAGCGACAGGTCGTATTGTATATGCCAATTGCCATTTGGCTAATAAGCCCGTGGATATTGAAGTTCCACAAACGGTACTTCCCGATACTGTATTTGAAGCGGTTGTTCGAATTCCTTATGATATGCAAATCAAACAAGTTCTTGCTAATGGTAAAAAGGGGGCTTTGAATGTCGGGGCTGTTCTTATTTTACCGGAGGGCTTTGAATTGGCCCCCCCCGATCGTATTTCACCCGAGATTAAAGAAAAGCTGGGTAATCTCTCTTTTCAAAGCTATCGTCccacaaaaaaaaacattcttGTGGTAGGTCCTGTTCCCGGCCAGAAATATAGTGAAATCACCTTTCCTATCCTTTCCCCCAATCCATTCCCGGCTAGAAATATAGTAAAATCACCTTTCCTATTCTTTCCCCCAATCCCGCTACTGAGAGATGTTCACTACTTAAAATATCCAATATATGTAGGCGGGAACAGGGGGAGGGGTCAAATTTATCCCGACGGGAGCAAGAGTAATAATACTGTGTATAATGCTATAGCAGCGGgtatagtaaaaaaaatcatacGAAAAGAAAAGGGGGGATACGAAATAACTATAGCGGATGCATCGGATGGATGTGAAGTGATTGATATTATACCTCCAGGACCAGAACTTCTTGTTTCGGAGGGTGAATCTATCAAACTTGATCAACCATTAACGAGTAATCCTAATGTGGGTGGATTTGGTCAGGGGGATGCAGAAATAGTACTTCAAGATCCGTTACGTGTCCAAGgtcttttgttcttcttgacATCAATTATTTTGGCACAAATCTTCTTGGTTCTTAAAAAGAAACAATTTGAGAAGGTGCAATTGTCCGAGATGAATTTCTAATTTACAGGTCCGCGAATTTATGAACATATTAAGCCTAAGCCGGTAAAAGAACTAAATTTTAGTCGATAAATTCTATACTGTAATTCTATTCTGTATAatcaaaaatttaagaaaaaggaCCGAACCTTTGATTCTTTCGAGTCTTTTTTCTACCGTATTTAGAGAATTCCTTGTACTGCAGTACTAGTCAGTCATAGTATATATAGTGAAGAAGACTATTTTACTTTGCATTTTTTCAACCCAATAAATTAGAGCAATATGATTATGTCACTGTTTTCAGATTTCAATGTCCTACGATAGAAAacaattattagttttttattgttgtaatataagaaaaatagtTGGAGAATATTAAGCACAGTAGAAATCAAAATAGGGAAAACGAGATTTTAGgagagattttattttttatcttttcctaGAGTCCGATTGTTTTTTTATTGTAGCAAAATATCGAAATAGAAAATCTTTTCTATTCTATTTTATATAGAATAATACTTGTTGATTCCCTTCTTTGAGAATGATTCTGATCCCATTTTTTTCATCAGGTCCGGGTAGAGACCAAAGGTCTTGAGCGACCGATCTGACAGAACAACTCAAAAGATAAAGAAGTATCGTTAATTCTTTCATGCTCGTTCCAAGTTCGAAGTACCATTTGTACAAATAAGAAATCCCCCTCGTTACAAGATTTCTTCTTCATATAGATAGATATAGGATCTATGGAGCAATTACTTAgaagtatattttttgaaatagcCCTTCCTATCTGATAGAAAAGGATTCCATGATCCTGAACCGATCTtcaattaatcctaattttataatttcaaataatttaaacaaaaaaataaaaacatattaaaaaaacaaaaaattaaaattattcttcatgtggattaaacaaattataaaaacaaaaaactaaaatcGTTCACGCCTCTGAAGATTTCTGAAATCTTCTTCTCTGCTCTTGCTAtcctctctctgtctctctctgcTCGATCTCTATCAATCTTTCTCACTGTGCGTCGGATGCAAGATCTCTCCCTTTCTCCTCTCTTGTCTCGCAATCAAGCTCATCGCCGGTGTTTCAACGTCTCGCGGCCTTCCCTGGGCTCCTCCTCTCTGGCGACAGAAGCACTCGTCGGATTGTCGTCGTCCGTCGTCTTCTGGTTTCAAGTAATCGCCGTCGCGAGTCGCCGTGGATCGTGGACCGTCGTAGGGTCGTCACTTGCTTCGTCGCTCGTCCTCTTCTGGGCTGGGGTCCTCTTCGTCACCCAGTCGCCCTTGGTAAGTCCATGCATCATCACTTCTCCTGTTCTCCCTTTCCCAGATTGCCTTCTCCCTGTATTTTGAGATGACGTTAAATTGGTAATCAATTAATTTGTTAGTGATTgaatcttgaatttgttgttgtcttgCTGAATAATCactgagtttaatttttttttctttactaaAAATCATCAGAGTTGATTA from Arachis duranensis cultivar V14167 chromosome 4, aradu.V14167.gnm2.J7QH, whole genome shotgun sequence encodes:
- the LOC127746790 gene encoding cytochrome f-like, giving the protein MQTRNAISWIKEEITRSISVSLIIYILIRAPISDAYPIFAQQGYENPREATGRIVYANCHLANKPVDIEVPQTVLPDTVFEAVVRIPYDMQIKQVLANGKKGALNVGAVLILPEGFELAPPDRISPEIKEKLGNLSFQSYRPTKKNILVVGPVPGQKYSEITFPILSPNPFPARNIVKSPFLFFPPIPLLRDVHYLKYPIYVGGNRGRGQIYPDGSKSNNTVYNAIAAGIVKKIIRKEKGGYEITIADASDGCEVIDIIPPGPELLVSEGESIKLDQPLTSNPNVGGFGQGDAEIVLQDPLRVQGLLFFLTSIILAQIFLVLKKKQFEKVQLSEMNF
- the LOC107485780 gene encoding uncharacterized protein LOC107485780, whose protein sequence is MQDLSLSPLLSRNQAHRRCFNVSRPSLGSSSLATEALVGLSSSVVFWFQVIAVASRRGSWTVVGSSLASSLVLFWAGVLFVTQSPLEGRMIVESKTAELKTQIRLKGSHEDNESQLKASREVLPIM